From a single Pyxicephalus adspersus chromosome 11, UCB_Pads_2.0, whole genome shotgun sequence genomic region:
- the RPL18 gene encoding large ribosomal subunit protein eL18: protein MGVDIRHNKDRKVRRKEPKSQDIYLRLLVKLYRFLARRTNASFNKVVLKRLFMSRTNRPPLSLSRLIRKMNLAGREGKTAVVVGCITDDVRIQDIPKLKVCALKVSSGARRRIIKSGGEILTFDQLALAAPKGQNTVLLSGPRKGREVYRHFGKAPGTPHSHTKPYVRSKGRKFERARGRRASRGYKN from the exons ATG GGAGTAGATATCCGTCACAACAAGGACCGCAAGGTGCGGCGAAAAGAGCCCAAAAGTCAGGATATCTACCTGAGACTTCTGGTTAAG TTATACCGATTCTTGGCCCGTCGTACAAATGCCAGCTTCAACAAGGTGGTTTTGAAACGTCTGTTCATGAGCCGCACCAACAGGCCACCCCTGTCTTTGTCTCGTTTG atTCGTAAGATGAATCTTGCTGGACGTGAAGGCAAAACCGCAGTGGTGGTCGGATGCATCACAGATGATGTCAGGATTCAAGATATCCCCAAACTCAAG GTGTGCGCACTCAAAGTGTCTTCTGGAGCACGCAGAAGAATCATTAAATCTGGTGGAGAGATCTTGACATTTGACCAGTTGGCTCTCGCTGCTCCCAAAGGCCAGAACACTGTCTTGCTTTCAG GTCCTCGCAAGGGACGTGAGGTGTACAGACACTTCGGAAAGGCACCTGGTACTCCACACAGTCACACCAA GCCCTACGTTCGTTCTAAGGGTAGAAAGTTTGAGCGCGCCAGAGGACGCAGAGCAAGCAGAGGATACAAGAACTAA